GCACAAAGGCAATTTTTTTCTTTTGGCTAAAGATGGTTTCTGTTTGTGTAATTTCATCCAACAGTAAGTTCACAGCGCGAATCGTCCATTTACTCGGAGTTACAGGAATTAAAATCAGTTCGGAATTATAAATGGCTGTCGTAAGTTCATGTTTGGCAGAACCAGGTGTATCAATGATGACAAATTTATATTTATTTCGCACCTCATCCAAGGCTCGTTTGAATTGTAAACAAAGGCTAGTCGAATCGGGATTGTATTTGGTAAGTTTAGCCAAACTAAGTGTCGATGGTAAAACATCAAATTGTTTGGTTTCTCGAATGCAATCTGTGATTCGTTTCATTCCGAGAAGAACACTCATCACGTTGGATTCGTCCAATTGATTCAGATCCAAATCGGGCAAACAATAGTCTGTCAAATCTCCTTGCATATCCATATCCACAACGAGGGTTTTTCCCCTCCTAGCGAGAGCACAAGCCAAGTGAGCGGCAGTCGTGGATTTCCCACTTCCTCCCTTAATATTGGAAACTGAGATGACCTTCATGGGGCAAAGAATCCTCCTAATTCTTTCGTTGACCACTGATTTTTTTTTGAATTTTCCTTGGAAAGGACTAAGCAAAGCTTAATTTGGTTCCAGTTATGGCATTCACAATCCGGTTCCGCGTTTGGGACAAACAAGAAAAAGAATTCACTCAGAAAGGCTTTAGTTTAACCCTCGATGGGAAACTTTTAAAGTTTGGACAACCCATTACAAACGAAGACAATTATATTGTTAATAGTTTTACCGGATTAAAAGACAAATACGACAAAGATTTATTCGAAGAAGATATCATTGAACATACCGTTGCCAAAGGTGGAAACCTCACCCAACATACGGGCGTTATTCGTTATAACAACGAACATGGTGCCTTTTATTTGGAAAATGGTCCGCCTCTACTCCAATTGTTTTCCATACGGAAAGTGGGAAACCCATACGAAAATCCCATTCTATACGATTTGTATTTAAAAAGTAAATCTTGAGATTCCTACTTTTATTTCTATCTTCCCTATTCCTATTATCTCTGCCTCTAAGGGCAAATCTCTTGGAGGATTATTGGAAAGCCATCCAAAGTTCAAAAGAAAAATTCGAAATTGCGGATCATAGCCCCAAACGTTTTAGTTTTCGATTTGGTGAAGAACTACCGGCTGTATTATACAAAGAATCACTGAATCATGAAATCTTTTGGTTTTGTCAAAAGTATATAGAGAAATACCATACAAACTACCCTTACCCCAGATTTAAACAGGAAATAAGATCTCACCTAATAGATCTTTACGGAGACCCGGCACAAAATTTCTTAAGCGGAAAACTTTCCTTTCCTTGTTTTTCCGGTTGGAAAGAAGGAATTTCCCTTTTGAAACTTTCTTTTTTTTTGAATGAAGAAGAGTTCTATCCTTACCGCTGGGATTATTATGATAACAAAGGCCAACTATTTTTAACCGAAGAAGATGAAACCAAAAATGGGAAAAAGGATAGTTTCACTTATTATTCACACTCGGGTTGCCCCAAAGAAATCACTAAAGATAAAAATGACTTCGGAGCTATGGACGAATGGTGGTATTTTAAAAACTGTCAACTGGCACGAATTGAATATGATTCGAATGAAAATGGATTTAGAGAACGAATTTGCCATTACGAAAATGGGAAAGAAACATATTGTGAAGGCGTGGGTGAAAAAGAAGAACGAGAAGCAATTCTATTTGAATCCTCTCAAAAATTTCAAGAAGCTTTAAAATTCTATAGAAAGTCTCTAAAAGAATATAAAAAGGAAGTTTCCAATGGAACTTCTAGAACTTGTTCCTTATTAAAGAAAATTGCAAACATTGAATACAATGAAAGAGACTTCATATCTTTTACAAAAACTTTAGATGAATTTTTTTCTTACAAAGCTTGCGAGTCAGATTCCTTAGATGTTTTGATTTATAAATCTTATTATTATCTATATGTTTTAGGTGATTTTAAAACAGCGAAAGATAGTTATCAAAAAACTGCAGAAATTTATCGAAAAACATATGGTGAAATTAGCCCAGAGATCATATTGAACCTTGCTTATTCACAATTTATGGACAAAGATCCTATAGCCTGTTTAGCGAGTTTAGACAAACTCAATAGTCGCAGACTGACTGCTTATCCGCGTTTTTTCCTATTCTACTACAAGGGTTCCTGCGAATTGAGTCTTGGTAGATGGGATGAGGCCTACACTAACTTAAAACGAGCACAAATTTTAGGAGGGGAACGAGAATTCCTGCCGGTTGTTTATTATAAGTTAGGTAGAGCATCCTTTGCAACAAAAAGAGACCAAGAGGGAAATCTTTGGACCCACCAAGCCCTATTGTATGATTTTGATTTGATGGAGCAAATGGAATCAGACCCTATCTTTGAAAGTTTCTTTGAATCCCCTAACGGGAAATCACACAAAAGAAAATATTACTTGAATAAACAAAAAAAACAATGATAGTCAGCTCCTACGGAGACAAACACGATCAATGAAAAATTTTACGACGCTGAATGATGTTTTTTATTATGCCAATAGAGCCTATGGTTCCAAAGAGATGTTCTTTGGAAAAGATTCTGGAAAAAACTTTGTAGGTCGTACGTTTTCGGATATTTTTCATAAAGCAGAAAATCTTGCACTTTCCCTTTTGCAAATGGGAATCCAACCCGGAGATCGAATCGGTCTGATGGCAGACAATAGAACCGAATGGGCGATTGCAGACATTGCCACCCTGTTAAATGGAGCCATCAATGTTCCCCGGGGGTCTGATTCTACACCGCAAGAAATCGAATACATCTTAAGTCACTCCGAAAGCAAATACTGCTTTGTAGAACACGAAAAATTATATGATTCCTTAAAACCGATTCTTTCTACTACTAAAGTAGAAAAAGTCATTATCTTAGATCCAGGATTTAAATCCAAAGATACACTTGCAGTTCCTATGGAAACCTTAATTGCTGATGGAGAAACACACCGTAAAAATCTGCCTTCATTGGAGCTTCGGTCAAAACAAGTCAAACCGGATGACCTCTTTACAATCATTTATACTTCAGGAACTACAGGTATGCCGAAGGGTGTGATGCTCACCCACCAAAATATGGTATACAATGTGGTAAAAGTTCCACCACGCGTGGGTTTAAAAAGTACAGATCGAACTCTTTCCATCCTTCCCGTTTGGCATATCTTTGAGAGAGCCATTGACTATGCAATCATTGCCGAAGGAGCCTCTATCGCTTATACCAACATTAGGGATTTACGTGATGATTTCCAAAAAATCAAACCGAGTTTTATGGCCTCTGCTCCAAGGCTCTGGGAAAACCTCTACCTTGGCATCAAACAAAAGTTAGAGAAAGCACCGGAAAACAAAAGAAAACTTTTTGATTTTGCCTATGATATTTGTAAAAAATTCAAGGATGGGCAAGACTATCTTTCAGGAAACAAACTCTTAACCAAAGAAGAGTCTCCCTTCGAGAGAGCAAAAAACACGGCAGTATCCCTTGGTTATGTATTAAATTTATTTTTACTCGCAAAGGTTTTAGATGGTTTGGTTTTTTCCAAAATTCGTGATGTTTTGGGAGGTCAACTAACAGGAACTATATCGGGTGGGGGTGCCCTTCCCGCACATGTCGATGAATTTTTTAATGTCATAGGAATCCCCGTGTATGAAGGGTATGGGATGACAGAATGTGCTCCAATCATTTCTGTTCGCTCTGTGGGAAAAGTGGTCCAAGGTTCTGTGGGAAAATGGCCAGAGGGAACAGCAGTAAGAATTGTCAATGAACAAGGGGAATCAGTTCCAAAAGGGAAGATGGGGGTCATTCATATCAAAGGCCCACAAGTAATGAAAGGGTATTATAAAAATGAAGAAGCCACTTCCAAAGCCATTTCTGACGGTTGGATGAATACGGGAGACTTAGGTTTTATTTCTTTTAACGATACCCTCTCGGTCCGTGGGCGAGTGAAAGATACCATTGTTCTGTTGGGTGGAGAAAACGTGGAACCCGTCCCTATTGAAAACTTGCTTTTGGAAAATGCTCTGATGAACCAAGTGATAGTGGTTGGTCAGGATCAAAAATCTCTCACAGCCCTTGTTTGGCCAGATAAAGACCGGATGAAAGAAGTAGGTCTCACGGTGAAGGAAGGCGAAGACCTAAACCAAAACAAAGAAGT
The sequence above is drawn from the Leptospira sp. WS4.C2 genome and encodes:
- a CDS encoding ParA family protein; the protein is MKVISVSNIKGGSGKSTTAAHLACALARRGKTLVVDMDMQGDLTDYCLPDLDLNQLDESNVMSVLLGMKRITDCIRETKQFDVLPSTLSLAKLTKYNPDSTSLCLQFKRALDEVRNKYKFVIIDTPGSAKHELTTAIYNSELILIPVTPSKWTIRAVNLLLDEITQTETIFSQKKKIAFVPSWFGPSKKHRELLEKLKQIEEIPCLAEIPKLESIKTKTEKQEPLKKDSNAWHAFDLLADESIALVDPENSILTMKP
- a CDS encoding YopX family protein: MAFTIRFRVWDKQEKEFTQKGFSLTLDGKLLKFGQPITNEDNYIVNSFTGLKDKYDKDLFEEDIIEHTVAKGGNLTQHTGVIRYNNEHGAFYLENGPPLLQLFSIRKVGNPYENPILYDLYLKSKS
- a CDS encoding tetratricopeptide repeat protein is translated as MEDYWKAIQSSKEKFEIADHSPKRFSFRFGEELPAVLYKESLNHEIFWFCQKYIEKYHTNYPYPRFKQEIRSHLIDLYGDPAQNFLSGKLSFPCFSGWKEGISLLKLSFFLNEEEFYPYRWDYYDNKGQLFLTEEDETKNGKKDSFTYYSHSGCPKEITKDKNDFGAMDEWWYFKNCQLARIEYDSNENGFRERICHYENGKETYCEGVGEKEEREAILFESSQKFQEALKFYRKSLKEYKKEVSNGTSRTCSLLKKIANIEYNERDFISFTKTLDEFFSYKACESDSLDVLIYKSYYYLYVLGDFKTAKDSYQKTAEIYRKTYGEISPEIILNLAYSQFMDKDPIACLASLDKLNSRRLTAYPRFFLFYYKGSCELSLGRWDEAYTNLKRAQILGGEREFLPVVYYKLGRASFATKRDQEGNLWTHQALLYDFDLMEQMESDPIFESFFESPNGKSHKRKYYLNKQKKQ
- a CDS encoding long-chain fatty acid--CoA ligase, producing the protein MKNFTTLNDVFYYANRAYGSKEMFFGKDSGKNFVGRTFSDIFHKAENLALSLLQMGIQPGDRIGLMADNRTEWAIADIATLLNGAINVPRGSDSTPQEIEYILSHSESKYCFVEHEKLYDSLKPILSTTKVEKVIILDPGFKSKDTLAVPMETLIADGETHRKNLPSLELRSKQVKPDDLFTIIYTSGTTGMPKGVMLTHQNMVYNVVKVPPRVGLKSTDRTLSILPVWHIFERAIDYAIIAEGASIAYTNIRDLRDDFQKIKPSFMASAPRLWENLYLGIKQKLEKAPENKRKLFDFAYDICKKFKDGQDYLSGNKLLTKEESPFERAKNTAVSLGYVLNLFLLAKVLDGLVFSKIRDVLGGQLTGTISGGGALPAHVDEFFNVIGIPVYEGYGMTECAPIISVRSVGKVVQGSVGKWPEGTAVRIVNEQGESVPKGKMGVIHIKGPQVMKGYYKNEEATSKAISDGWMNTGDLGFISFNDTLSVRGRVKDTIVLLGGENVEPVPIENLLLENALMNQVIVVGQDQKSLTALVWPDKDRMKEVGLTVKEGEDLNQNKEVRLYFQNIIKKQISSENGFKSFEKLSDFRFLPKAMEVGDELTNLFKMKRNVIHDKYKDLIKSMYN